The genomic stretch aaaataattaaaattatattagatatgtatacaaaaagaaaaaacatacttTGATGAATATTTGTggaaataaacataaacaatcacttgaaatgaaaaattaaaattcataatttaagaattaatatattaacatacCATTGTATTGAGCATAGCAGCAAACTCAGGTGGTATATTCCCCACGATATTGGTGAAAATATAAGCCATTGCACTCTTTAAACTTCGAACCTCTTGTTGACTAGTCTCTaatttttcctccaatttttTCACATATTGTACAACAGGTGTACTAGTATTATTGGATGACGAGGGTGTCCCACTGAATTGAGCAGTGGTCCCAAAAACTTGGTTTGGACTAGGACCGAAGCCCAAACCTCGAACTCGGCCTGAATGTTCTTTTCCTAGCACACGAGCAAGTGAATCATTTAAGGAGACTGACTGTGAAGACGTGCCTTGGCTCTCAATCtcagaaattttctcctatatggattaaaaaacaatatcaatcataaaaatctcaaaaaaagaCTTGGGTCTTACTCAAAGGTTTCAATGTCACATTCACCTTTATCATTACATGTCTTTTGagcaacacacacaaaaaaaaggtGAGGAAATTGCCACAAGGAAAACttcaacaaaatataagaaaatgtgaaGGGCATTATGTAATTGGTTATTATAGTACTGCTCACATCTAGACGTAGTCAAAGACTCAAAGCACATGCAAGAATTTTAACAAGAAGTTAAAAACATCCAATCCAGCCAACCAATGCatcaaatcaatatatatatatatatgtgcgtgttAAAAAGCTGGATGATATGAATTAGAAGCCCAAATAAGACCAGGCAAATGCTACCTGGCTGACTGCCTTCCTAATATTGCTTCAAAACTATCCCTTCATCGTCTTCAACCTCTCTCATCTAAATTTCCCAACCCTAATTTCAGCTGAAATTGCAGTTTTGAGTTCATTCTCTATTCTTGAACATGTAATCACCATAACAtttcataaagaagaaaatatattatcCAATCTAAGAACCAATCTAAGAACTAATGAAGTAGGATGACATATTTTGAACAGTTGGAATCTACATGAAAAAAATGTGCTTTGAgtctaaattatatattttttaaaagctGCCTTCAGAATACAAAAAGAAACATTTATATATGATGTCATCAAACCCTATTTAGAAGCaaacaatgaaaattaaaataaaaactaattaggaaattcaatcaaattaccaattgttaattttttaaattgtacCGTGCTGTTGAAGAGGCAATATATAGGAGTCTGATGACATGCAAAACAGTAGTAGGCCAAAAATGCAgctcaagttttctttggtgAGGTTTCAAATCCTTAACATGGAAAACATCATTAGTATTCATGTCATAAGATCAAACATGTATTGATCTGGATGGATATGAACCATGAGATAATCATCTTGATTCTAGTCCCTAGCTGTAGTGCACATCAATAACAAGTATATGATCAACATTACTTGTCGCTGTGTTTTGCCTGATCTTGACATGGAAATCATGGATGTTTAtctaaattttactaaaatcaaGAGTTGACTTTCCTAAAAATTCCAAATCCCTAGATTTAGGTTCTTCTTCATGCATCCTAATAtagttatatgtattatttatcaTGGTAGTTGTTATGCCATTTTATTCCTCTATTCTCCCTCGTGGTATGAgactaaaaattaaagcaatGAACCTCAAATTTAATCAAACTTACAAGCCTGCTGATGCAAAGTCTAGATAACTCAATGAATGTATTCTTTCTCATTAAAGCActgatttttgtttataaacCTCCTATATTTTTCTTGCAGGTTGTGGACTGCTTGATTAAATTGATAGGTCCCAATGGTGGTGAAATTTGTGATAATGCCTCTATATTTTTGGCTTGTGATATAGTCATGAATTTGCTTTTGAAGGTAGTATACTATATTACAGACTCGCAGATCTCTGTAAATTTTGTAGTTGTTTCTAGAAGATATTGCTGatatttgtatttcttttaTGAATAGAGTGAAGAAATTGATGTTCCATTATATGGTGATTATTTTGTTCATCTGTTGGGAGCATTGTCATATTGGGCAGGTATCTGTTCAGTCACTGCATTTAAAAATTGCTTGGTTTCTGAATATTGATTGGAAGACTTGGTTCCCAAAATATCTTACTatttaatcttttctttttttattattgcttGCCTTCATTACTTCAGATTCCATCTTTTAAATGATATCTACTATTGTGAAACAGAAAGTAAGCCAATAGGAAGAAACCTTTCCTGTATTCACCCTGTATGGGGTTTTAGTGAGCTGTGGGGTATGGGAAGGCATCTCTAAggttgtttttcttcatttaaGAGTGAATTTTCCCATATTCTTTTGAGCATGCTTTCAGATCAAGAAAACTTGTGCTTGATTCTGAAACTAATGTtgacttttattaaaaaattaaagttcaagAAGAATGTAATGCAATGGTAAGACTCTTATTGATTACACCTCTCAAAAGACATGAGTTATTTATTACCCAACTTGAGGATAATTGTTACCTGATTTTCGTAACTCATAAGCTTCCTGTTTTTAAGGCCCAGGTGGATGTTTGTGTCTACTATAAATGGCAATAGCCTGATTGTGTTGAATTATATCAGATCATACGCAGCTTCCTGTTTTTAAGCTTCCTATTTTTTAGTATATGTATGTTTTCTGCTAACAAGTTCAACCAAACTTATAACTCATTTACTAATAAAGCATAATATAGATAAAAGCTTCTTCTATGATTCAAAAAGTGGAATGGTTATGATACAAAAAAAACTTACGCTTATAGTTCGTGGTCCTTCATTCAcaaaagatccatctttcttcttatgcGTCGCAATGTATAATAAACCCCTACTCACAGGCTGGCCACTCTcaatttcctataatttagaacaatttcacataaatattagttgatgttagaataaaaaattcatattaaggataaatttttgcaatattaCCATCTCATATTTTTTCCTTGCTAGACTTTTCGACCCTCCTGTGTGTGGAATTGTCAATTTGAATCGATTTTCAGCATTTTTTTGACATATGTCCTAGATATCCAACAAAAACATCATTAGTTTAATCTTAACCACTTAGTCGTATAAATATTAGTAATCTTATAAGCAAGATTAGTAACATCACCTTAGTCTTATCTCGTGCACGATAGTCAATAAAACTTGCCCATTGGTCTTGAGATATTCCCGGTGGATGCTTTGTAATATTTGCTTCTCGACCAATATTGGGATCATACCACTCATGGTATAATTTACATCTATTGTCCTTCCATTTCTTCCCAATgttcttcaaaataaaatttttagcaGGCCCCTCgtcaacattaaatttttccttcaaaaaacaacaatattagttacaataacatattcaaaaaatatatcaaaaaatacaatattagttaattaccatgattctatttttgtaaatttcttcTTTGTATGTCTTCGGTACTTTGTGCCAACTTTCATAATTGACAGGAAAAGCAACAAAATCAGAGGCTAATTCTCCTAAAATCCCTCCAAGAAGTCCAGCTGGATCTCCAATTGGTTGGAATGATTCATTGAACTCTAACATAACACGCCTTCCACGTGCTAGTAACCAAACATCTTTAACCCTTAGTTTTTCCTGTTTTATAAGCCCTTCTTCATCTGtcaatcaaaatacatatacctaatttaataattaatgcaagtatataataattacatgcaatttaaatattttgtgcataCCTATCACATTAACTGTCCAGTAACGACGTGATGTAGACGAGGCTGTCGATGGAATATCGTGAGAGAGATGTGGGGTGAATGATTCTGATGGAGTCTGCCTAGATCCTGGAGGTTGTGATGGGGAATGGCTAGATAATGGAGGTTGCGGTGGAGTTGGGGAGGATGCTATAGGTTGTGGTGGAGCTGGGGATGATGCTGGGGGTTGTGGTGGAGTTGACAATGATGCTGAAGCATGTGTGGGAAGTGAGGCATCTCCACCTAAATCAGTAATGCCTGTCTTTCTTAGACGTTTCTTCCTAATCATGGCTGCAATTTTTTATACATGAGAaaaacatgcacatatatataaagcaaagcaaaaaaaaaatataataataataataaaggagaaggagaaacatAATAATAAGCAACGTAAAATGCAATATAATTTTCTACATTTAAGAGTGTGTAATGACCGTTAGATGATTACATGattttaaaagtgtttttttaaactaaatcaCTAATCATAATTTGACTATTTcttaaagtataataaaatcattaacctccttttatcttaaatttgaataataataatgttataaagAGCAACTTAGCTATCTGTAAGCCCCTTGGGACAAAGAGGTCTCATTAAAGTAGGGATAATCTCTTTTAAATCAAATCTCGTGTCATTTGGACTATCTCTTTTGAGTTTGAACATGTATGTTTGTGGTACGTGTGAGCACAATAAATCTAAGATAAACTACAGAACATGCAATGGATGGCTATAGTACCTCTTGGTGGCCCATGAAGTACTAGCTACACTCTGATATGAAAATTACCCTACCAAGTACTGCTACTATGTCCTCTACAACTAGGGTTCAAATTTCTTGAGACTAAGTCATAAAGATTTTTGTATGTTTACCTGGTGCACATGGTTCTATGTAATAGCACATCAAACaaaattaactatattattTCCAAACAATATCTTTTACCATTTCTCATAGGTAAACAACGTTATTACTGGCTCTCCATGTCCAGTCAGAAAACAGAATGGATCACTAATCGAAGTTGTCTCCAGAGGAACCAAATACAATTGGAAGCATGAAAGGTCACAGATTTAACAGTGTGGTTACTAGTGAAATGCCATAAATTGAAGTCCAGCAAGtaatcaagagaagaacacaagtTCAATCCTTATGATCACAATTTGGAACTGTTCTGGATGAAATTAATGGAAAACAGAGCCCACActtacacaacatatatatgaatccaAGATTGCTAATTAGTAATTACAGATGAAAGAAAGTCTTGACTACATTGCTTATCCTTCAAATGTAGTCACAAGAAAACATCCTCAACAGTTTGAACATGTAAGGTTTCATTAGGTTAGCTTGTATTTGAATGTGCTACTTCTTCCTAGTCTACATTGACCAACTGCCATGAAAATAGCTTTGTTTGTGTCCTAAGCGGTTATGTATTTATTGTCTAATTAGTCTAAACCCTTCTAGTAAGACATGTGAGGTGAtggtgaaaaaaaaatcttaaacctttatgttgtatttgcttattatattgttgttaccACTTCTCTATTGGTACCTCTTAGACGTTTTTTCCTAATCATGGCTGcaactttttataaatgataaaaacatGCACGTATAGATaaagcaaaacaaaatgaaaggcaaaataaaaaaatgctaacaacaatataataaccaaagtaaaatgtaatataatattctacatttgcattaattaaatccatagaATTACATATCCTcgtcatcctcatcatcaacattttcaacattaggCATTGGATCATCATCTATTTGTCCTCTTGCAAGTGACAGAATTCCAGTatcattaggaaaaaataacccTAAGTCTTGTGTTTGATATGGCTCATTCTCATAGAATGTCTCTTCAGTGTCTTCACCCATATCAtacaaatctcttggttttaaaTGTACAACAGCACTCCAATCCTTTTCTACAACATCTTCAACATAGTACACTTGTTGTGCTTGTGAAGCTTCAATATaaggttcatcttcttcacGTTCACCAGTATGTATCAATCGAGAGAAATTCACTAAAGTAAACTGCAAAGCATCTTGTCTGATCCCTCTATCAGTTATGGTATTGGCCCATTTACACTTGAATAGAATAATCCTGAATCGACCATAGTAATTAAGCTCGATTATATctaccaattttccataataattaaCATCTCCATTAACTGGGTTGTTGTCACTGATtctagaatgacttcttgttccagaaatcacaaaaactccactgttttgagttttcaagctATGTTCTCGTTCCATAGTTCGAAATTTGAATCCATTGACATTATATGCACTAAATCGTCTGGCACGTTGAAGTGGCCCTTGTGCAAGGAACTTAAGATCATCTGAAtgggattcattttcatcattcataatctaaaatgaaacaaaaggaaatcgataagtacaatttttcatgattgaaatattgttcttaataaaatatatcaatggtAAACCTACACGCTTAGAGAACCAATCAACGAATTCCCGATGTACTGTTCTTTCAATCTCTATAGTTGATCGTGTTCGATTCTTGAGCCTTCTCTTGGTTATCTCTCTAAATTccctatataaaattaagtcattaacgcaacaagataggaaaataagggattttgataaattatatatcttttatgtacGAACTCACTTCACAAACCGATCGACTAGTTCTGAATTCATCAACACATATCTGTGTGCTTGTCGTTTCTCAATATGGGTAAGG from Diospyros lotus cultivar Yz01 chromosome 9, ASM1463336v1, whole genome shotgun sequence encodes the following:
- the LOC127810651 gene encoding uncharacterized protein LOC127810651, whose product is MEIESGQPVSRGLLYIATHKKKDGSFVNEGPRTISEKISEIESQGTSSQSVSLNDSLARVLGKEHSGRVRGLGFGPSPNQVFGTTAQFSGTPSSSNNTSTPVVQYVKKLEEKLETSQQEVRSLKSAMAYIFTNIVGNIPPEFAAMLNTMAPDAHSGPVSPVGRLSSNASHDIHQTHQDPNQQS
- the LOC127809242 gene encoding uncharacterized protein LOC127809242, with protein sequence MIRKKRLRKTGITDLGGDASLPTHASASLSTPPQPPASSPAPPQPIASSPTPPQPPLSSHSPSQPPGSRQTPSESFTPHLSHDIPSTASSTSRRYWTVNVIDEEGLIKQEKLRVKDVWLLARGRRVMLEFNESFQPIGDPAGLLGGILGELASDFVAFPVNYESWHKVPKTYKEEIYKNRIMEKFNVDEGPAKNFILKNIGKKWKDNRCKLYHEWYDPNIGREANITKHPPGISQDQWASFIDYRARDKTKVMLLILLIRLLIFIRLSG